A window of the Haloarcula litorea genome harbors these coding sequences:
- a CDS encoding TMEM165/GDT1 family protein, giving the protein MSEATWLTVLVIAAGAQLAVLPGEKVQFIIAGLSTRFSPYLVVAAAGTAFAGWTAVEIWFGRTVLQLLPGIYLDAMTAVLFVLFAYLLLRTAPGKDSSNREPASAVLTDGGELDVRVPVVDWKVPNKFGGFLPIFAMMAFGEFGDKTQLVTVSLAAQYAAHPTAIWTGEMLAIIPVSLANALFFYRFSHSIDLRKAHFAGAALFLFFAVDFGLNVLFGFSLWETMVSAVAGALPF; this is encoded by the coding sequence GTGAGCGAGGCGACGTGGCTCACCGTCCTGGTCATCGCGGCTGGCGCGCAACTGGCGGTCCTGCCCGGGGAGAAGGTCCAGTTCATCATCGCGGGCCTGTCGACGCGGTTCAGCCCGTACCTCGTCGTCGCCGCCGCCGGCACCGCCTTCGCCGGCTGGACCGCCGTCGAGATCTGGTTCGGTCGGACCGTCCTGCAGCTCCTCCCGGGCATCTACCTCGACGCGATGACCGCCGTCCTCTTCGTCCTGTTCGCTTACCTCCTCCTCCGGACCGCCCCCGGGAAGGACAGTTCGAACCGCGAGCCCGCCAGCGCCGTCCTCACCGACGGCGGGGAGCTCGACGTCCGCGTCCCCGTCGTCGACTGGAAGGTGCCCAACAAGTTCGGCGGGTTCCTGCCGATCTTCGCGATGATGGCCTTCGGGGAGTTCGGCGACAAGACCCAGCTCGTCACAGTCTCGCTGGCCGCCCAGTACGCCGCCCACCCGACCGCCATCTGGACCGGCGAGATGCTCGCCATCATCCCCGTCAGCCTGGCGAACGCGCTGTTCTTCTACCGCTTCTCCCACAGCATCGACCTCCGGAAGGCCCACTTCGCCGGCGCGGCGCTGTTCCTCTTTTTCGCCGTCGACTTCGGGCTGAACGTCCTGTTCGGCTTCTCCCTCTGGGAGACGATGGTGAGCGCGGTGGCGGGTGCGCTCCCGTTCTGA
- a CDS encoding metal-dependent transcriptional regulator, producing the protein MLSAKMEDYLKAIYQLEREGDPPVATSTIAETLDVTPPTATSMIEKLEDRGLVEREKYKGVTLSPDGETVALEVIRHHRLLETFLTDQLGYDWSEVHEEAETLEHHISEEFERRVAAALGEPEVDPHGDPIPSDELEPVDDGPAATLLDHEVGDRLEVARVRDRDPEELTYLDDAGVTPGTELVVAEVAPIDMVTLRFDDGETVSLPAHIASAIQVRRVDDEVANGVSEV; encoded by the coding sequence ATGTTGAGCGCGAAGATGGAGGACTATCTGAAGGCGATCTACCAGTTGGAGCGCGAGGGGGACCCGCCGGTCGCCACCTCCACCATCGCGGAGACGCTGGACGTGACGCCGCCGACGGCCACCAGTATGATCGAGAAACTCGAGGACAGGGGACTGGTCGAACGCGAGAAGTACAAGGGCGTGACGCTCTCGCCCGACGGCGAGACGGTCGCCCTGGAGGTCATCCGCCACCACCGGCTGCTGGAGACGTTTCTCACGGATCAGCTCGGCTACGACTGGTCGGAGGTCCACGAGGAGGCCGAGACGCTCGAACACCACATCAGCGAGGAGTTCGAGCGACGCGTCGCCGCCGCGCTGGGCGAGCCGGAAGTCGACCCCCACGGCGACCCGATCCCCAGCGACGAACTCGAACCCGTCGACGACGGACCGGCGGCGACCCTTCTCGACCACGAGGTGGGCGACCGACTTGAGGTCGCACGCGTCCGTGACCGCGACCCCGAGGAACTCACGTACCTCGACGACGCCGGAGTGACACCGGGGACCGAACTCGTCGTGGCCGAGGTCGCGCCGATCGACATGGTGACACTGCGGTTCGACGACGGCGAGACGGTGTCGCTGCCGGCCCACATCGCGAGCGCGATCCAGGTCCGGCGCGTCGACGACGAGGTCGCCAACGGAGTGAGCGAGGTGTGA
- a CDS encoding metal-dependent hydrolase — MYRTGHYGAALLGYAPLGFALLVLGDPTLAVAGGALSLALAPLPDYDQRVPLVSHRGVTHTLPFALVVGGCLGAVGWLVGANGGTWQPATLALFGVVVGVTAVGSHLLADVITPAGIVPFWPVSGKKYTLGLARADDTLANYLLLVLGVFVTALLVVAARPALLR, encoded by the coding sequence GTGTATCGCACGGGGCACTACGGGGCGGCGTTGCTCGGCTACGCACCCCTCGGGTTCGCGCTGCTGGTGCTCGGCGACCCGACGCTGGCGGTCGCGGGCGGTGCGCTCTCGCTGGCACTCGCACCGCTGCCGGACTACGACCAGCGGGTGCCGCTGGTCAGCCACCGGGGCGTGACTCACACGCTCCCGTTCGCCCTCGTCGTGGGCGGCTGTCTCGGCGCTGTCGGCTGGCTGGTCGGTGCGAACGGCGGGACGTGGCAGCCCGCGACCCTCGCGTTGTTCGGAGTCGTCGTTGGCGTGACCGCCGTCGGGTCGCACCTGCTCGCCGACGTCATCACACCGGCGGGTATCGTCCCGTTCTGGCCGGTCTCCGGGAAGAAGTACACGCTCGGGCTGGCCCGCGCCGACGACACGCTGGCGAACTACCTGTTGCTCGTCCTCGGCGTGTTCGTCACCGCACTCCTCGTCGTCGCCGCGCGCCCCGCCCTGCTCAGATGA
- a CDS encoding MTH865 family protein — MVDREDLRSQFVEAFEDADYPISSPMDLVPALPSGPSTKFESGDFSMTAMELNTKLDGDFPYDDVDSFVDDVMASLEDRDLI, encoded by the coding sequence ATGGTCGACAGAGAGGACCTGCGGAGCCAGTTCGTCGAAGCGTTCGAAGACGCAGACTACCCCATCTCCAGCCCGATGGACCTCGTGCCGGCGCTGCCAAGCGGCCCGTCCACGAAGTTCGAGTCGGGCGACTTCTCGATGACCGCGATGGAGCTCAACACCAAGCTCGACGGGGACTTCCCCTACGACGACGTCGACTCCTTCGTCGACGACGTGATGGCGTCGCTCGAGGACCGCGACCTCATCTGA
- a CDS encoding PQQ-dependent sugar dehydrogenase codes for MDTPTRRRFLRAGGLGLAALAGCGRQGDGQDGSTETVTGTEDPGLAALELGAETVATGFTSPVNVVTTGPSTHYVVDQIGVVSAVRDGERTAALDLRDRMVDVGGYDERGLLGMAVHPAFDGGGRVYLRYSAPLRDGMPDGYSHTFVLSEFRLADGTVDPASERVLLEIPQPQSNHNAGSVAFGPDGYLYVGVGDGGGANDRGRGHVADWYDAVAGGNGQDVTENLLGSILRIDVDREGDGGRPYGVPADNPLVGTEGLPEQYAWGLRNPWRFSFGPDGDFFVADVGQSRYEEVNVVEAGGNYGWNVREGTACFGADSCPSETPDGTELSGPIVQYPHSGGPVSGVSVIGGYRYAGSDLPELQMRYVFADWRAEGDLFIATDSGAEQWPVTTVPVSGEDVGPMVLSFGETGEGELLVCTTERGRVSGSTGAVNRLRPA; via the coding sequence ATGGACACGCCGACGCGACGCCGCTTCCTCCGGGCCGGCGGACTCGGACTCGCCGCCCTCGCCGGGTGTGGGAGGCAGGGCGACGGCCAGGATGGGAGCACGGAGACGGTCACCGGGACGGAGGACCCGGGGCTGGCTGCTCTCGAACTCGGTGCCGAGACGGTCGCGACGGGGTTCACGTCGCCCGTGAACGTGGTCACGACCGGGCCGAGCACGCACTACGTCGTCGACCAGATCGGCGTCGTCTCGGCCGTCCGCGACGGCGAGCGGACGGCCGCCCTCGACTTGCGAGATCGGATGGTCGACGTTGGCGGCTACGACGAACGGGGGCTGCTCGGGATGGCCGTCCACCCCGCGTTCGACGGCGGGGGCCGCGTCTACCTCCGGTACAGCGCGCCGCTCCGGGACGGGATGCCCGACGGCTACTCGCACACGTTCGTCCTCTCTGAGTTCCGACTGGCCGACGGGACCGTCGACCCGGCCAGCGAGCGGGTCCTGCTGGAGATCCCCCAGCCACAGTCCAACCACAACGCCGGGTCGGTGGCGTTCGGCCCCGACGGCTACCTCTACGTCGGCGTGGGTGACGGCGGCGGGGCCAACGACCGGGGACGGGGCCACGTCGCGGACTGGTACGACGCCGTCGCCGGGGGCAACGGACAGGACGTGACCGAGAACCTGCTGGGGAGTATCCTCCGGATCGACGTCGACCGCGAGGGTGACGGCGGGCGGCCCTACGGAGTGCCCGCCGACAACCCCCTCGTGGGGACGGAGGGGCTGCCCGAGCAGTACGCCTGGGGCCTGCGCAACCCCTGGCGGTTCTCCTTCGGACCCGACGGCGACTTCTTCGTCGCGGACGTCGGCCAGTCCCGCTACGAGGAGGTGAACGTCGTCGAGGCCGGCGGGAACTACGGCTGGAACGTCCGCGAGGGGACGGCCTGTTTCGGGGCCGACTCCTGTCCGAGCGAGACGCCGGACGGGACGGAACTGTCCGGCCCCATCGTCCAGTACCCCCACAGCGGCGGCCCCGTCTCGGGCGTCTCCGTCATCGGGGGGTACCGCTACGCCGGGAGCGACCTGCCCGAACTACAGATGCGGTACGTCTTCGCCGACTGGCGCGCCGAGGGCGACCTGTTCATCGCGACGGACAGCGGTGCCGAGCAGTGGCCGGTGACGACCGTCCCGGTCTCGGGCGAGGACGTCGGGCCGATGGTGCTCTCGTTCGGGGAGACCGGTGAGGGGGAACTGCTCGTCTGCACGACGGAGAGAGGGCGAGTCTCGGGATCGACCGGGGCCGTCAACCGGCTGCGACCGGCCTGA